Genomic segment of Phycisphaerae bacterium:
GGCGAGATTCATCGGGGTCCGTAGCCGGGATTTCGAAGAGTTCGGTCTGTCCGATGACGTGAAGATCGCCATCGACAATAACGACATCAAGCGAGCCAAGCAGATTCTCAACTACCCGTGGTTCAAGGGGAAGAAGGAATGGGAACGGGAAATCGACCTGATGCTGAAGCATGGCTTCAAGATGGAGGTTGAATCGCTCCTGACCAAGAGTATCTCATTTGTCACGGAGACTTACGTTCCCGATCGGCTCAAGCAAACCAAGCTCTGGCTTGATTAGGTCGTCGCGAACGGCGGCGTTGCATCGGCAGTGCCGAATGTTCCGTGGCGCCGCGCGTCAGACTGCCGAGCCATTCAACAATGAACGCCGACTCAAAGCACAGCGTCGCGCCCTTCGTTCGCCTGGGATTCATCTCGACATCGCGTGCCGATGCCGGCATCTACGAGCCGGTGGTAAGGGCGCTTTCTGAGAATCGATCTCGGCGATTGACTTTCTTCGCCGGCGGGACGCACCTTTGTGCCGAGTTCGGGCGAACGATTGAGTCGATTCCGACGTGGAACGGTGTGCAGGTCGTGCCGGTCGCGCATCATGTGGCCGGTGATTCTCCGGTTGATGTCGCCTCATCGGCAGCTCGCGCATTGGATGCTTTTTCCCGTGAATTGGCGCGAAGCCGGCCGGATCTGATTTTCGTTCTGGGGGATCGCACCGAGATGCTCGCGGCTGCGTTGGCTGCAACGATTCATCGAATTCCGATCGCTCACCTGCACGGCGGCGAATCGACGATCGGCGCCTATGACGACGCATGTCGTCATGCGATCACGAAGCTTGCGCATGTTCATTTCGCCGCCTTGCCGGAATATGCCGCGCGAATCGTCGCCATGAACGAGGCGCCTTGGCGCGTCCACGCCGTCGGCGCGCCGGCCGTTGATCGGCTGATCGATTACAAATCGTCCACGAAGGCTGGTCTGACCGAAGCCGTCGGGCTCGATTTCGAGCAGCCGACCGTTCTCGTGGTGTATCATGTCGAGACGCTGTCGCCGATCGGGGCGGGTGAGCAGATCGCACGCCTGCTGGGCGCGCTGGAGCAAGTGCGGTGCAATATGCTCCTGATCGGGTCCA
This window contains:
- the neuC gene encoding UDP-N-acetylglucosamine 2-epimerase (hydrolyzing) — encoded protein: MNADSKHSVAPFVRLGFISTSRADAGIYEPVVRALSENRSRRLTFFAGGTHLCAEFGRTIESIPTWNGVQVVPVAHHVAGDSPVDVASSAARALDAFSRELARSRPDLIFVLGDRTEMLAAALAATIHRIPIAHLHGGESTIGAYDDACRHAITKLAHVHFAALPEYAARIVAMNEAPWRVHAVGAPAVDRLIDYKSSTKAGLTEAVGLDFEQPTVLVVYHVETLSPIGAGEQIARLLGALEQVRCNMLLIGSNADVGHSALRSAVDDFVSRNSRARSVISLSPSQFADAMAHAKALIGNSSAGIIEAASFRLPVVNIGERQMGRVHPANVINSPCESAMIAAAVERAIDPAFRESLADLRNPYGDGRASERIAEIVSKLPAAEILLRKT